From Corynebacterium pseudotuberculosis:
TACCTGGGGTACTACGTTCCTGGTAAGAAGATGGCAGAATACACAAAGGACGACCGGACTGACGCGAACAAAAAGCAGGGGGAGGGGATTTTTTCTAAAGGCAAAGTAGAGACGGCGTCCCTCAGCGGAGATACGCTCACCTTGAAAGGCAGCAACCTCCGGTACACCCCTCAACCGGGTACAAAGGATGGAAAGATTGAGGGCGTTGACGTCCTCTTCATGGGAATTTATAACGGAAACTATTTGCCTGAAGTCGATGATGTTGATGTTGAGCTGAAGGTGAAGAACAACTGCGGCAATATCAGCGGTACGGCCAACCCTGCTGCTGACCATGGAACTCCTGGTTCTCTTTCAAAGCCTTGGGCTATCGTCCTAGGAATTCTTGGTGGGTTTGCTGCGTTAGCTGGTTTGTTCCATGTTTTTATGAATTCCGGCCTTCTGCAGAATCTTCCTTTTTTCAATCGCTAAACGCGGCTAGATAGGTTATGGGTCTATTGCTTGAATGGGCAGTATTGCAGACCCGGCGATGCCTGGCGCTTGGTTGTTGTAAGGCTTCTTTAAAAAACAAGCTGGTCAGGCGCAAACCGATCAAACTGTAGGGATATCCCTGATCGTAGAACCGCTCCCCGCTAGTTGGTGTCTGTTTCTCAGACCAACTAGTGGGGAGCGGTTTTAGCGTAGCTATCGTTCTACTGCTTGAACTGGGAGCGATGAAGCAAGTGCGCATCTCGGATGCATCTTGGAATCCGCGTTAGAAGTAGAAAGCTGCCCCATCACAATCGCGAAAGACTGGGGAGGGGACTGGGAATTCTAGTATCGAGGGATACATTGTTCATTCAAGCGGGGGGGGCAAAAGTCGTTTCAGGGTAACTTTTTATTGATAAGATTTATCATTGCAATAGCCATATTATGCAGTTTTATTGCTGTGAGAATCTTTTAGTTGGCTGTACATATTCTGATAGAGAAGGCCTTGTGATCGCAAAAATTGCAGTGAAATCAGTCCTCAAGGGGGCGGCATCGTGGATTGCCTTATTGGTTACTTCAGTTGCACTTTCTATTGTGCTTACTCTCAATATTGCGCTCATCGTTGCAGGTATAGCCGTTAGTGGAGAAGCCCAGCAAGCCTATATCGGTATGGGAGGGGTTGCTTTAGGGTTCACTATTCTTACTGGGCTCGCTTCATTCAGTTTGGTAGTAAGCACTTGTGTGCGTCTGCAACGGCGCGATGTTGCGCTCTGGCAGATCGTGGGAATTCTGCCTCATACCGCTTTTATCATTCTCCTATTAGAAGTATTGCTTGTTAGTTTTGTATCGGCAGTCGTTGGGGCGTTTGCGACGCTAGCAGTTTGGCCGGCGTATGCGCGATTCGTTGAAGGC
This genomic window contains:
- a CDS encoding HtaA domain-containing protein, producing the protein MLKKFAVPMVAVIGAAGMCVPQAIADEAVAAKECSVQVVSGSVKWGIKHSWRNYIQGNIAHGKWETSGAVTEGTSDKKNKDFQFKFEVDPAHTKIAVENGKITTSEIRTKDSSITFTGHHDALYSQVKSPIIKTSGDTVSAGSGYLGYYVPGKKMAEYTKDDRTDANKKQGEGIFSKGKVETASLSGDTLTLKGSNLRYTPQPGTKDGKIEGVDVLFMGIYNGNYLPEVDDVDVELKVKNNCGNISGTANPAADHGTPGSLSKPWAIVLGILGGFAALAGLFHVFMNSGLLQNLPFFNR